GGGAGCCTTGCTAACGATTAACGGCATTGCCGCCGGGATGCGTAATACGGGCTGATTTTCAGGCCAGGTGGTGTTTTTAGGTTAAAATCCCATGCCACCAATGACTGACAAAATCCTGACAGCGTTCTGACCATGAGGGTGGGGTCTGCCTAAGAACTTGTCCAGATTCCGTCAGTCGGCGGCCTAAGGGCGTGAGTCGAAAACTATCAGTTAAGCCCTGGCCATCCACTTCCCGCCGCAATAGGCCCACCTGGGTCAACCACATTAAGGAGTTTTCCACCACTAATTCCGGCAAGGCCTGTTTGGTATAGCCCTTCGTGACCCCCAAGGAACCGCTAATTTCCCCCAACGCCACCCGCTGCTGTTGTAAATCGAGAAATAATTGGGGTAAAAATGGGCTACAGCGGACGGCGCGCAAGGCTCTGGCAAGGGTTTCAGGAGAGTAGTTCATAGGGAGTTGATGTGCTGAATAGAAGCCCCGAACTTGACTGGGTTTATTTTTATTCATAGCACCAGAGAGCCATATCCATATCAAACCGAGCAAAAACAGATCCAAGGTCGCTTAACAGTCGTTGTGGCCAGATTTTCGGGCTAAATGACCAAGAATCCGGCCGTTTCTCTCAAGGCATCCCATCGTTAAGCCGGGAAGATGCTCCCGATCGAGTTTATTTCGGACAGGCCATAGAAAACTTTATCGGTGTAAGGTGTCAAGTTAGTTCCATAAATTGTTAACTTTTTTATATCTTGCCCATCTGGTTAGCCCAACTTTAATTTTATAAACCCTGAGATAGTTAATCCCTATGACGATTTCCGCCGATCAAGTTGCTCGTATTGTTTCCAATCACCATGATGATCCGTTCCAAGTTTTAGGCTGTCATCGTTATGAAGAAAATGGGCGGCAGGCCTGGGTTGTCCGGGCTTATTTACCCAATGCTGAGCAAGTCACGGTGTTGTGTCCAGAAGAACGAAAAGAATATCCGATGCAGCCTCAGCACCATCCCAACTTTTTTGAATGT
Above is a window of Pseudocalidococcus azoricus BACA0444 DNA encoding:
- a CDS encoding Npun_F0494 family protein, giving the protein MNYSPETLARALRAVRCSPFLPQLFLDLQQQRVALGEISGSLGVTKGYTKQALPELVVENSLMWLTQVGLLRREVDGQGLTDSFRLTPLGRRLTESGQVLRQTPPSWSERCQDFVSHWWHGILT